A DNA window from bacterium BMS3Abin08 contains the following coding sequences:
- a CDS encoding putative multidrug export ATP-binding/permease protein produces MSKIKKMDNRSGIRELISLIKPYRKRVVLSVILSIVLSGINGSLAWLVKPAMNGIFLERREGMLLLISVAVFALYISRGMLSFGQSYLMTSVGMKIVRDLRDRLYRHMILIPLRQYNEKSTSMMLSRIINDAGQLQKVIAHSIKDLFVEGATVVALAAVAFYRRWDLTLISIAVLPFAFYGVGRFGKRLKHVTKASQRKISNITELITETFTGIKMVKVFGREEALVDLFRRKNHDFYRENMRATRIVEATSLLMEFVGGLGITFVLWYGGRLVIKGEISPGDFFSFIAAILMLYTPAKRLAKVNNGIQQARASLERVNEFFVLETERPGKGELKTIEDCMEFREVSFRYPGSKDFALKGIDLTIGRGKVIALVGRSGAGKTTFIDLVPRFHDPTEGGIFIDGVDIRNVSLHSLRAQIGVVSQDVILFNDTVRANIAFGRPAATGEDIVEAARAAYAHGFIEKLPDGYDTVIGEKGVRLSGGQRQRLSIARAILKNPPILILDEATSSLDTHAEMMVQKALDDLMCNRTTIVIAHRLSTVRMADLIVVLEKGRIVEKGTHEELLGRDGIYRRLHEIQFSVEVPVR; encoded by the coding sequence ATGAGTAAGATAAAGAAGATGGATAACAGGAGCGGTATCAGGGAGTTGATATCCCTCATAAAGCCTTACCGGAAGAGGGTTGTCCTGTCCGTGATACTAAGCATAGTGCTGTCAGGCATAAACGGGTCACTCGCCTGGTTGGTAAAGCCTGCAATGAACGGGATCTTCCTTGAGAGAAGAGAGGGGATGCTGCTGCTCATCTCGGTGGCTGTATTCGCTCTCTATATATCCCGCGGCATGCTCTCCTTTGGACAGTCCTACCTGATGACATCCGTGGGTATGAAGATCGTCAGGGATCTAAGGGACAGGCTTTACAGGCACATGATACTGATTCCCCTCCGCCAATATAACGAGAAATCAACGTCCATGATGCTTTCAAGGATAATCAACGATGCAGGTCAACTGCAGAAGGTGATTGCCCATTCGATAAAGGACCTCTTTGTAGAGGGCGCAACCGTGGTGGCTCTTGCAGCCGTTGCTTTTTACAGGAGATGGGACCTGACGCTCATATCGATCGCCGTGCTGCCCTTTGCCTTCTACGGTGTGGGAAGATTCGGGAAGAGGCTCAAGCATGTGACAAAGGCGTCCCAGAGGAAGATATCGAATATTACGGAACTCATAACAGAGACATTCACGGGGATAAAGATGGTGAAGGTCTTCGGGAGGGAGGAGGCGCTGGTAGACCTCTTCCGCAGGAAGAACCATGATTTTTACCGGGAAAACATGAGGGCGACAAGGATAGTGGAGGCCACGTCTTTACTGATGGAGTTCGTTGGGGGGCTTGGGATTACATTTGTATTGTGGTACGGGGGGAGACTGGTGATAAAGGGAGAGATTTCCCCCGGAGATTTCTTCTCATTCATTGCCGCAATACTCATGCTCTATACACCGGCCAAGAGGCTTGCGAAGGTAAATAACGGGATTCAGCAGGCCAGGGCCTCCCTTGAGCGGGTGAATGAATTCTTTGTCCTGGAGACGGAGAGGCCCGGAAAGGGGGAACTGAAGACCATAGAGGACTGCATGGAGTTCAGAGAGGTCTCCTTCAGGTATCCGGGTTCGAAAGACTTTGCACTTAAGGGGATAGACCTGACCATCGGACGGGGGAAGGTCATTGCCCTCGTGGGGAGGAGTGGAGCCGGGAAGACCACGTTTATTGACCTCGTCCCGCGGTTTCATGATCCGACCGAGGGGGGGATCTTTATAGACGGGGTGGATATCAGGAATGTATCCCTTCACTCACTGAGGGCGCAGATCGGTGTCGTGAGTCAGGATGTCATACTCTTTAATGATACGGTGAGGGCCAACATTGCCTTTGGACGCCCCGCTGCAACCGGCGAGGATATCGTTGAGGCGGCAAGGGCCGCCTACGCCCATGGATTCATAGAGAAACTCCCCGATGGGTATGACACGGTTATCGGCGAGAAGGGCGTAAGGCTCTCGGGAGGGCAGCGTCAGAGGCTTTCCATCGCGCGTGCCATCCTGAAGAACCCCCCTATCCTGATACTCGATGAGGCCACATCCTCCCTTGATACCCATGCGGAGATGATGGTGCAGAAGGCACTGGACGACCTGATGTGTAACAGGACCACCATTGTGATTGCCCACCGCCTCTCCACGGTGAGGATGGCGGACCTGATTGTTGTTCTTGAGAAGGGGAGGATCGTTGAGAAGGGCACCCACGAGGAACTGCTGGGCAGAGACGGGATATACAGGCGGCTCCATGAGATTCAGTTCTCAGTGGAAGTTCCCGTCAGATGA
- the lpxB gene encoding lipid-A-disaccharide synthase, producing MKGVFISAGESSGELYGAYLAQALRRLDSGLGIYGMGGERMRSEGIDLIGGVTGAFGLAEVFSSIRTLRRTFKRISRFLEERRPEVVVLIDFPDFNLKVAAKAKSLGLKVLYYVSPQVWAWRKGRVHKIRALTDRIAVVLPFEERIYKEIGADCEFVGHPIMEELSRPKGGREFIKESIGLSPERSTLALLPGSRRQELKRMLPLFLDLVRRFRERYPAYQYVLPLAPNIDMYEFSSLAGELRECDVTILQGRATEALSASDVGVIASGTATLQAALLGVPMVVVYKVFPLTYLIGRLIVNVKHISLVNLLSGEGVVKELLQREATVENIMKELNLLILDEQRKRYMMNAFEGIRSVYDGKNASERVAGMVMELAGRSPVQRESQGGMG from the coding sequence ATGAAAGGTGTCTTTATAAGTGCCGGTGAGTCATCGGGCGAACTCTACGGGGCCTATCTCGCACAGGCGCTGAGAAGGCTCGACAGCGGACTCGGGATCTATGGAATGGGCGGTGAGAGGATGCGTTCAGAGGGGATTGATCTGATTGGGGGAGTTACAGGGGCCTTCGGACTTGCCGAGGTCTTCTCATCTATCAGGACACTCAGGAGGACGTTTAAGCGGATCAGCCGGTTCCTTGAGGAGAGGAGACCGGAGGTCGTTGTCCTCATCGATTTTCCGGACTTCAACCTGAAGGTTGCCGCTAAGGCAAAGTCTCTTGGTCTTAAGGTCCTCTACTACGTCAGTCCGCAGGTCTGGGCATGGAGGAAGGGCAGGGTGCATAAGATCAGGGCCCTTACCGACAGGATTGCGGTAGTGCTTCCCTTCGAGGAAAGGATCTACAAGGAGATCGGCGCTGATTGTGAGTTTGTGGGACATCCCATAATGGAGGAGCTATCCCGGCCCAAGGGCGGCAGGGAGTTCATAAAGGAGTCCATCGGCCTCAGTCCGGAAAGGTCGACCCTCGCCCTGCTTCCGGGCAGCAGGAGGCAGGAACTGAAGAGGATGCTGCCCCTCTTTCTCGACCTGGTGAGGCGCTTCAGAGAGAGATACCCTGCATACCAGTACGTACTTCCCCTTGCCCCGAATATTGATATGTACGAGTTCAGCTCACTGGCCGGGGAATTGAGAGAGTGTGATGTGACGATTTTGCAGGGGAGGGCCACAGAGGCCCTGTCGGCATCGGACGTCGGAGTGATAGCGTCCGGGACTGCAACGCTCCAGGCTGCACTGCTCGGCGTACCCATGGTTGTTGTTTACAAGGTCTTTCCCCTGACCTACCTGATAGGCCGGCTGATAGTGAATGTAAAGCATATCAGCCTCGTTAACCTACTCTCGGGGGAGGGTGTGGTAAAGGAACTTCTGCAGAGGGAGGCCACCGTGGAGAATATAATGAAGGAACTGAACCTGCTGATCCTAGATGAACAGCGGAAACGTTACATGATGAACGCCTTTGAGGGGATCAGGTCTGTGTATGATGGTAAAAATGCCTCTGAGAGGGTTGCCGGAATGGTGATGGAACTTGCCGGAAGGTCCCCGGTTCAGAGGGAATCACAAGGAGGCATGGGATAG
- the fdtB gene encoding dTDP-3-amino-3,6-dideoxy-alpha-D-galactopyranose transaminase, whose amino-acid sequence MIPMVDLNAQFEEIRDEVMKEIEGVLQSSRYILGEKVRGLEERLALYHGVRAAIGVASGTDALNLSLKALGLKEGDEVITTPFSFFATVEAILYQGAHPVFADIDPRTLNIDPVSIEEKITPRTRAVLPVHLFGLPADMTRIREIADRHNLMIIEDCAQAFGATFGGRKVGSFGDTGCFSFYPSKNLGAFGDGGAIVTDNRDIEEEIRSLRNHGSSGGYIHEMIGMNSRLDEIQAAVLLVKLKRIDRYNEFRRQKARFYTGELSEYVLCPVEPQESLHVYHQYTIRTPERDRIREALAKEGISSVVYYPLPLHLQKALRYLGWNEGDFPVAEKASREVLSLPIYPEIGESSIERVCDTIKRLFAGN is encoded by the coding sequence ATGATACCGATGGTTGATCTGAATGCTCAGTTCGAGGAGATCAGGGATGAGGTGATGAAGGAGATTGAGGGGGTCCTTCAGAGCAGCAGGTATATACTCGGGGAGAAGGTGCGTGGGCTGGAGGAGAGGCTGGCGTTATACCACGGTGTGAGGGCCGCAATCGGAGTGGCTTCGGGAACGGATGCACTCAACCTCAGCCTCAAGGCGCTTGGCCTGAAAGAGGGAGACGAGGTAATAACCACCCCCTTCAGCTTCTTTGCCACTGTTGAGGCCATACTTTACCAGGGGGCGCATCCGGTATTTGCCGACATAGACCCCCGGACCCTCAATATCGATCCCGTGAGTATTGAAGAGAAGATAACCCCGAGAACCCGGGCTGTCCTGCCCGTGCATCTCTTCGGCCTCCCCGCCGATATGACACGTATCAGGGAGATAGCGGACCGTCATAATCTCATGATTATCGAGGATTGTGCCCAGGCCTTTGGTGCGACCTTCGGGGGACGGAAGGTCGGGAGTTTCGGGGATACCGGCTGTTTCAGCTTTTATCCGAGCAAGAACCTCGGGGCCTTTGGGGACGGTGGCGCCATTGTGACCGACAACAGGGATATTGAAGAGGAGATCCGGAGCCTGAGGAACCACGGCTCCAGCGGGGGCTATATACACGAGATGATAGGGATGAACAGCAGGCTCGATGAGATTCAGGCGGCGGTTCTCCTTGTTAAACTGAAGAGGATAGACAGGTACAACGAATTCCGGCGGCAGAAGGCCCGGTTTTATACCGGGGAACTCAGCGAGTATGTCCTCTGCCCTGTTGAGCCGCAGGAGAGCCTTCACGTTTACCACCAGTACACCATAAGGACACCTGAGAGGGACAGGATCAGGGAGGCATTAGCCAAAGAGGGGATCTCCTCCGTTGTCTATTATCCCCTCCCCCTTCATCTCCAGAAGGCCCTCCGGTATCTCGGGTGGAATGAGGGTGACTTCCCCGTGGCTGAAAAGGCATCCCGGGAGGTGCTGTCACTGCCCATTTATCCCGAGATAGGGGAGTCTTCCATCGAGAGGGTCTGCGACACCATAAAGAGGCTGTTTGCCGGCAATTAA
- the iolG gene encoding inositol 2-dehydrogenase/D-chiro-inositol 3-dehydrogenase yields MGVKVGVIGVGYLGAHHARIYSELDDAELIGVADADTSRAEEIGGKFHCRAYRYYEDLIPRADALSIVTPTTTHHDIALRCILAGKDVLVEKPLTTTLAEADDLLREAALRDRVLQVGHLERFNPVVAASEGLIKNPRFFESERLSPFLGRGTDVDVTLDLMIHDIDIILSLCHGTVRDIKAVGAPVLTDRIDVSKAWLEMDNGVSAVITAGRLSPEKRRVLRIFQESGYIMLDYRNMVVHHYHKDAAGGIVRDTVTTEYKEPLKEELRDFLSSVTHRRRPRVNGEDGREALKVALEINRKIKETL; encoded by the coding sequence ATGGGAGTGAAAGTCGGAGTCATAGGTGTCGGTTATCTCGGGGCCCATCATGCCAGGATCTATTCAGAGCTTGATGATGCAGAACTAATCGGCGTGGCCGATGCGGATACATCGAGGGCGGAAGAAATCGGCGGCAAGTTCCACTGCAGGGCCTACAGGTATTACGAGGACCTGATCCCCCGGGCCGATGCCCTGAGTATAGTTACTCCAACGACGACACATCATGATATCGCCCTGAGATGTATCCTCGCCGGCAAGGACGTACTGGTGGAGAAGCCCCTTACCACAACCCTTGCCGAGGCCGATGACCTTCTCAGGGAGGCAGCCCTGAGGGACAGGGTCCTTCAGGTTGGGCATCTCGAGAGGTTCAATCCCGTCGTGGCAGCATCAGAGGGCCTGATTAAAAACCCCCGTTTCTTTGAATCGGAACGGCTCTCCCCGTTTCTCGGACGGGGTACGGATGTGGACGTCACACTTGATCTCATGATACATGATATTGATATTATACTATCCCTCTGCCACGGCACGGTCAGGGATATCAAGGCGGTTGGTGCACCGGTGCTGACCGACAGGATAGATGTTTCAAAGGCATGGCTGGAGATGGACAACGGCGTATCGGCAGTAATAACGGCCGGAAGGCTCTCCCCGGAGAAGAGGAGGGTTCTCAGGATATTCCAGGAATCCGGTTATATCATGCTTGACTACCGGAACATGGTGGTGCATCATTACCATAAGGACGCAGCAGGCGGGATTGTCAGGGATACCGTAACTACAGAATACAAGGAGCCCCTGAAAGAGGAACTCCGGGACTTCCTCTCCTCCGTGACACACAGGAGGAGGCCGAGGGTGAACGGCGAGGATGGAAGGGAGGCACTGAAGGTGGCACTTGAGATAAATCGCAAAATAAAGGAGACCCTATGA
- the trpD gene encoding anthranilate phosphoribosyltransferase, with the protein MIKEAINILVQGINLSESEMVECMNEIMEGKATDAQIGAFLAALRVKGETVDEITGAARVMREKAARIDAPEGVVDTCGTGGDMAHTFNISTTTAIVVSACGVPVAKHGNRSVSSRSGSADVLEALGVRIDLPPEKVEKCLFETGFGFLFAPLFHPAMKYAIGPRREMGIRTVFNILGPITNPAGAKRQILGVFSDRLTEPLSRVLANLGAEDVMVFHGEDGLDEITITDGTEVSRYRNGNVENFIISPEDFGFDRATAGDIAGGDAEDNAGITTEILKGEKGPRRDIVVMNASATLLVAGRSDDLREASSIAREAIDSGGALKKLKEIVEVTGAL; encoded by the coding sequence ATGATTAAAGAGGCAATAAACATACTTGTTCAGGGCATAAACCTCTCCGAGTCCGAGATGGTTGAATGCATGAATGAAATAATGGAAGGAAAGGCAACGGACGCCCAGATCGGGGCCTTTCTTGCGGCGCTCAGGGTGAAGGGAGAGACGGTTGATGAGATAACGGGCGCTGCGCGCGTGATGCGCGAGAAGGCCGCCCGTATCGATGCCCCCGAGGGTGTGGTTGATACCTGCGGCACCGGCGGGGACATGGCCCATACATTCAATATATCCACAACGACCGCCATAGTTGTCAGCGCCTGCGGGGTGCCTGTGGCCAAGCACGGGAACCGCTCTGTATCGAGCCGTTCCGGGAGTGCGGATGTCCTTGAGGCGCTTGGAGTAAGGATTGACCTCCCTCCGGAAAAGGTGGAAAAATGTCTCTTCGAGACAGGCTTCGGGTTTCTCTTTGCACCCCTTTTTCATCCTGCAATGAAGTATGCCATAGGACCCCGGAGGGAAATGGGGATAAGAACGGTCTTTAATATACTCGGTCCGATTACGAACCCTGCCGGTGCGAAGAGGCAGATCCTCGGCGTCTTCAGTGACAGGCTGACCGAGCCCCTCTCGAGGGTGCTTGCCAATCTGGGGGCCGAGGACGTGATGGTATTCCACGGAGAGGACGGCCTTGACGAGATCACCATAACCGACGGCACAGAGGTCAGCCGTTACCGCAACGGTAATGTTGAAAACTTTATTATCTCTCCCGAGGACTTCGGCTTTGACCGCGCAACAGCCGGGGATATAGCGGGTGGCGATGCCGAAGACAATGCAGGCATAACCACGGAGATACTCAAAGGAGAAAAGGGGCCGAGGAGAGATATAGTTGTCATGAATGCCTCTGCAACACTCCTTGTGGCAGGCAGGTCCGATGATCTCAGGGAGGCCTCCTCCATCGCCCGGGAGGCTATCGATTCAGGCGGGGCCTTGAAAAAGCTGAAAGAGATAGTTGAGGTGACAGGGGCGTTGTAG
- the trpG gene encoding anthranilate synthase component 2: MLLMIDNYDSFTYNLVQYLGELGEDIRVFRNDRITIEEIERLNPDRIVISPGPCTPREAGISVEVITRFAGRRPLLGVCLGHQCIGAAFGGDIVNAPRLMHGKTSRIHHDGEGVFEGLPNPFEATRYHSLVIKRETLPGSLRITAWTGKDEIMGVRHREFTVEGVQFHPESILTAVGRDLLGNFLRYEGGRWR; the protein is encoded by the coding sequence ATGCTTTTAATGATTGACAACTACGATTCCTTCACCTATAACCTCGTCCAGTACCTTGGAGAGCTTGGCGAGGACATAAGGGTGTTCCGGAATGACAGGATAACCATAGAGGAGATTGAGCGGCTCAATCCCGACAGGATTGTCATTTCTCCCGGGCCATGTACCCCGAGAGAGGCCGGCATTTCCGTGGAGGTTATAACAAGATTTGCCGGCAGAAGGCCCCTGCTCGGTGTCTGTCTCGGACACCAGTGCATTGGTGCGGCCTTTGGTGGCGACATAGTTAACGCACCCAGACTGATGCACGGAAAGACCTCCCGGATCCATCATGACGGGGAGGGTGTATTCGAGGGGCTTCCAAACCCCTTTGAGGCAACCCGTTACCATTCCCTTGTTATAAAGAGAGAGACACTGCCCGGGAGTCTCCGTATCACCGCCTGGACCGGCAAGGATGAGATTATGGGGGTAAGACACAGGGAGTTTACCGTTGAGGGGGTGCAGTTTCATCCGGAATCCATCCTGACCGCGGTCGGCAGGGACTTGCTCGGAAACTTCCTCAGGTATGAAGGCGGAAGGTGGCGGTGA
- the trpE gene encoding anthranilate synthase component 1, which yields MFPDRDTFLRLSGKGKVVPVYREILADLETPVSAYLKVMETPSFLLESVEGGEKWGRYSFIGTSVGKVIRARGNRVELLESGELKESREYEDPIDALKEQISLYRPVHVEGLPGFFGGLVGYVGYEMVRYFERVPDRDKPAPGLYDMFFMIPDVLLIFDNLRHTLKIVAPIAVGDDDPDRAYTEAQERIDRSIGLLRGVQGKRKDPPSGGDDEHEFISSFGPAEAFEDAVRKAKEYVRAGDVIQVVLSQRFERGLSVSPFDIYRALRVINPSPYMYYIDTGEARLIGSSPEILVKLEGKDVVLRPIAGTRGRGATEEEDRALERELKEDPKEVAEHIMLVDLGRNDVGRVSEMGSVRVTELMTVERYSHVMHLVSNVTGTLREGLDAFDVFRACFPAGTVTGAPKVRAMEIIDELEPVKRGPYAGAVGYFGYSGNMDTCITIRTIIAGDNRLYLQAGAGIVADSVPELEYKETVNKARGMIKAVDMAERGL from the coding sequence ATGTTTCCTGACAGGGATACTTTTTTGAGGCTCTCCGGGAAGGGGAAAGTAGTTCCCGTTTACAGGGAGATCCTTGCTGACCTCGAGACGCCTGTTTCGGCCTACCTTAAGGTAATGGAGACGCCATCCTTTCTCCTGGAGAGTGTTGAGGGCGGCGAGAAGTGGGGAAGGTATTCCTTCATCGGGACATCGGTTGGGAAGGTTATAAGGGCAAGGGGCAACCGGGTGGAACTGTTGGAATCGGGTGAGCTGAAGGAGAGCAGGGAATATGAAGACCCCATCGATGCGCTCAAGGAGCAGATATCCCTCTACAGGCCGGTTCACGTTGAGGGACTGCCGGGTTTTTTCGGCGGACTCGTAGGATATGTGGGGTACGAGATGGTCAGGTATTTCGAGCGGGTGCCTGACAGGGATAAACCTGCACCCGGTCTCTATGACATGTTCTTCATGATACCCGATGTGCTGCTTATATTTGATAACCTCAGGCATACGTTGAAGATTGTTGCTCCCATAGCTGTCGGGGATGATGATCCCGACAGGGCATACACGGAGGCACAAGAGAGGATTGACAGGAGCATCGGCCTCCTCAGGGGAGTGCAGGGCAAGAGAAAGGACCCCCCTTCCGGGGGCGACGATGAACATGAATTTATATCCTCCTTTGGTCCCGCCGAGGCCTTTGAAGACGCAGTCAGGAAGGCAAAGGAGTATGTGCGGGCAGGGGATGTGATTCAGGTTGTTCTCTCCCAGAGGTTTGAGAGGGGGTTGAGTGTGAGCCCCTTTGATATTTACCGTGCACTGAGGGTGATTAACCCCTCACCTTACATGTACTACATAGACACCGGTGAGGCCCGGCTCATTGGTTCTTCACCGGAGATCCTTGTGAAGCTCGAGGGAAAGGATGTCGTGCTGAGACCCATTGCAGGGACCCGGGGAAGGGGGGCCACTGAAGAGGAAGACAGGGCGCTCGAGAGGGAACTGAAAGAGGACCCGAAGGAGGTTGCCGAGCATATCATGCTTGTCGACCTCGGCAGGAACGATGTGGGGCGTGTCTCCGAAATGGGGAGCGTCAGGGTAACCGAGTTGATGACGGTCGAGCGATACAGCCACGTTATGCATCTCGTCTCCAATGTGACCGGCACTTTGAGGGAAGGGCTTGATGCCTTTGATGTCTTCAGGGCCTGTTTCCCTGCAGGGACCGTAACGGGAGCACCAAAGGTGCGTGCGATGGAGATAATCGATGAACTCGAGCCTGTCAAAAGGGGACCCTATGCAGGGGCTGTCGGGTATTTCGGCTATTCAGGCAACATGGATACGTGTATAACCATAAGGACGATCATAGCCGGGGATAACCGTCTTTACCTGCAGGCCGGGGCCGGGATAGTGGCTGATTCGGTGCCGGAGCTTGAGTATAAGGAGACCGTTAACAAGGCAAGGGGTATGATAAAGGCGGTAGATATGGCGGAAAGAGGGCTCTGA